The proteins below come from a single Aegilops tauschii subsp. strangulata cultivar AL8/78 chromosome 6, Aet v6.0, whole genome shotgun sequence genomic window:
- the LOC141025848 gene encoding uncharacterized protein — protein MLTRLLRLNPQRFSSSPESIVAVDWLRAVNRNMEMVGCTDAERVRFASHLLEGPAAAWWDNYLVTYPIATITWAQFQAGFHAAHVSVGAMSLKKKEFRSLRQAGRTVNAYVEEFNNLARYAPNDVNTDAARQEKFLEGLDDELSIQLTVATFNNWQELIDKAIVLEGKFLEVENRKRKASDTEFNSGGQQKHRNSSTSSEYYDSEVDIYNGHNHDGHNHHNNNGHNHNAQRNGNNDHDLSTPTKKDLSQLLCYRCRNPGHYSTNCPEKKMNYDNGNSGEKEIDHFKSGHVNHTRVGRPDNASVFGKILN, from the coding sequence ATGCTTACCAGGTTATTGAGGTTGAATCCTCAGAGGTTCTCCAGTTCCCCTGAATCTATTGTGGCTGTTGACTGGCTCCGTGCAGTCAATAGGAACATGGAGATGGTtggatgcacagatgcagagaggGTGAGGTTTGCCTCACATTTGTTGGAGGGTCCTGCTGCAGCTTGGTGGGACAACTACTTGGTCACTTATCCTATTGCTACTATCACTTGGGCGCAGTTTCAGGCAGGTTTTCATGCCGCACATGTGTCTGTTGGTGCCATGAGTCTGAAGAAGAAGGAGTTCCGCAGCTTGCGTCAGGCAGGTCGCACTGTGAAtgcatatgtggaggaattcaATAATCTTGCACGGTATGCACCTAATGATGTTAACACTGATGCTGCTAGACAGGAGAAGTTTCTTGAAGGACTGGATGATGAGTTGAGTATTCAGTTGACAGTGGCGACATTCAACAACTGGCAGGAGCTTATTGATAAGGCTATTGTACTTGAAGGCAAGTTTCTAGAGGTGGAGAACCGCAAGAGGAAGGCGAGTGACACAGAGTTCAATTCTGGAGGACAACAGAAGCATCGTAATTCATCAACATCTTCTGAGTACTATGATTCTGAAGTGGACATTTATAATGGTCATAACCATGATGggcataatcatcacaacaacaATGGACACAACCACAATGCTCAGAGGAATGGCAACAACGACCACGACCTTTCGACGCCCACAAAGAAGGATCTAAGCCAATTACTTTGCTACAGATGCAGGAACCCAGGACACTATTCAACAAACTGTCCTGAGAAGAAAATGAATTATGACAATGGGAATTCTGGAGAGAAGGAGATTGATCACTTCAAAAGTGGACATGTGAATCACACAAGGGTAGGAAGACCAGATAATGCATCAGTCTTTGGTAAGATTCTTAATTAA